A window from Chryseobacterium vaccae encodes these proteins:
- a CDS encoding TolC family protein produces MKIRTHFIILSLALSNIAGMVKAQEKELLRFDEFLGLVGKRNLSYAAQKYNVNITEASVQTAGMFPDPQLEAETVNNGVNKNMGYVYGTSIGWTLELGGKRKARINLAKNQSELSKIQLQDFFRNLRADATLGYIEALKSKALLEVQQDSYENILQLAKSDSIRFRLGTISLITSKQSKLEAASLLNEVYQAESSEQQALTGLSVFLSDNAVTEREVSGDFNAFNRNFSVDDLLIKALNERADLLAARQNTQVAKSQISLEKANRKIDLGINAGAEHHTEATNEIAPSPTVNAVKLGLSIPLKFSNRRNAGLKIAEMVHSQAEVEYQQIEQEIRTEVIQAYQQYRATQKQLKQFHNGMLTEAKSILDGITYSYKRGESSILEVLNAQRTYNGIRKDYYQALTDNAVALIELERKAGIWDIDF; encoded by the coding sequence ATGAAAATTAGAACTCATTTTATCATACTATCTCTCGCATTATCTAACATAGCAGGGATGGTAAAGGCGCAGGAAAAAGAACTTTTACGTTTCGATGAATTTCTGGGACTTGTCGGAAAGAGAAATCTGAGCTATGCCGCTCAAAAATACAATGTAAATATAACTGAGGCTTCTGTTCAAACTGCGGGGATGTTTCCGGATCCTCAACTGGAAGCAGAAACAGTCAATAACGGAGTGAATAAAAACATGGGTTATGTTTATGGGACATCCATTGGTTGGACCCTGGAACTGGGAGGTAAAAGAAAAGCGCGAATAAACCTCGCCAAAAATCAGTCAGAGCTGAGTAAAATACAGTTACAGGATTTTTTCCGAAATCTCCGGGCAGATGCCACTTTAGGATATATTGAAGCGCTGAAGTCTAAGGCTTTGCTCGAAGTACAGCAGGATTCTTATGAGAATATTTTGCAGCTGGCCAAGTCTGACAGTATCCGGTTCCGACTGGGAACCATATCACTGATTACTTCAAAGCAAAGTAAATTAGAAGCAGCCTCTTTGCTCAACGAAGTGTATCAGGCTGAAAGTTCCGAACAGCAGGCGTTGACAGGCTTATCTGTATTTCTTAGTGATAATGCAGTAACAGAAAGAGAAGTTTCCGGGGACTTTAATGCTTTCAACAGAAATTTCAGTGTTGACGACCTTTTGATCAAAGCATTGAATGAAAGAGCTGATTTACTGGCTGCCAGACAAAATACCCAGGTGGCCAAAAGCCAGATAAGCCTTGAAAAAGCCAACCGTAAAATAGATCTGGGCATTAACGCCGGTGCAGAACATCACACCGAAGCGACGAATGAAATTGCACCTTCACCCACAGTCAATGCGGTAAAACTAGGCCTTAGTATTCCCTTAAAATTTTCCAACAGAAGAAATGCAGGATTAAAAATTGCTGAAATGGTCCATTCTCAGGCAGAGGTTGAATATCAGCAGATTGAACAGGAAATACGGACAGAAGTCATACAGGCTTATCAACAGTATAGGGCTACTCAAAAACAACTGAAACAATTCCACAACGGAATGCTTACTGAAGCCAAAAGTATTCTGGATGGTATTACCTACAGCTATAAAAGAGGGGAAAGTTCCATCCTGGAAGTCCTTAACGCCCAAAGAACCTACAACGGAATAAGAAAAGATTATTATCAGGCGCTTACAGATAACGCCGTCGCCCTGATAGAACTGGAACGGAAAGCCGGAATCTGGGACATTGATTTCTAA
- a CDS encoding DUF1801 domain-containing protein produces the protein MQIAASSVEDYISKIPEERQEVFRKLFDTISDNLPEGFKEGVSYGMVGWDVPLETYPEGYHCTPGAPLPFMGLASQKNFIAFYHMGIYAEPELLNWFVAEYPKYSKRKLDMGKSCVRFKKMDDIPFELIAEVSKKMTVKEWIGIYEDRLKKK, from the coding sequence ATGCAGATCGCCGCCAGCTCCGTAGAAGATTATATCTCAAAGATTCCTGAAGAAAGACAGGAAGTCTTCCGAAAATTATTCGATACCATCAGTGACAATCTTCCGGAAGGATTTAAAGAAGGTGTTAGCTATGGGATGGTAGGATGGGATGTTCCTCTTGAAACGTATCCCGAGGGTTACCACTGTACACCCGGGGCACCTTTACCTTTTATGGGATTGGCCTCTCAGAAAAATTTTATCGCGTTTTATCATATGGGAATCTATGCCGAACCTGAACTTCTGAACTGGTTTGTCGCTGAATATCCTAAATATTCCAAAAGAAAACTGGATATGGGGAAATCCTGTGTACGGTTCAAAAAAATGGATGATATTCCGTTTGAACTGATTGCTGAGGTTAGTAAAAAAATGACGGTGAAAGAATGGATTGGTATTTATGAAGACCGGTTGAAAAAAAAATAA
- a CDS encoding pyridoxal phosphate-dependent aminotransferase → MPNISNRAQHMPPSPVRKLVPFALRAKQQGTKVYHLNIGQPDIETPETALNALKNIDLKVLEYALSEGNLEYRKALTDYYHTLGFEDLTPDNFIVTNGGSEALNFAISTLCDDGDEVIIPEPYYANYNGFTSTFNVNVVAVPSTIDTGFALPPIEEFEKKITERTRAIVICNPGNPTGYLYTREELQKLAEIALKYDIVVISDEVYREYVYDGKQQISILDFPELSENCIVIDSESKRYSMCGVRIGCMVTRSKKIHDAAMLFAQARLSPVLLGQIAATAAHQNDGAYIRSVREEYTHRRNILVDLLNAIPGVICPKPRGAFYCVAELPVDDTEKFAQWLLEKYTNKGETIMVAPAGGFYSDPELGKKQVRIAYVLKEEDLKRSAEILKDSLTQYRKEFNL, encoded by the coding sequence ATGCCGAATATTTCAAACAGAGCACAGCATATGCCGCCATCGCCGGTAAGAAAACTGGTTCCTTTTGCGTTAAGAGCTAAGCAGCAGGGAACTAAAGTCTATCACCTTAATATCGGGCAGCCTGATATTGAAACTCCGGAAACAGCCTTAAATGCTTTAAAGAATATTGATCTTAAAGTATTGGAATATGCGCTTTCTGAAGGTAATTTAGAATACAGAAAAGCCCTTACCGATTATTATCATACCTTAGGTTTTGAAGACCTTACACCTGATAATTTCATTGTAACCAACGGTGGTTCGGAGGCGCTTAACTTTGCTATTTCTACTTTATGTGATGACGGTGACGAAGTGATCATTCCTGAACCTTATTATGCCAACTATAACGGTTTCACCAGCACATTCAACGTGAATGTAGTAGCAGTACCGTCTACCATTGATACAGGTTTTGCTCTTCCTCCGATCGAAGAATTTGAAAAAAAGATTACTGAAAGAACAAGAGCCATCGTTATCTGTAATCCGGGTAACCCTACAGGATATCTGTATACCCGTGAAGAACTTCAGAAACTGGCGGAAATTGCTTTGAAATATGACATCGTTGTGATCTCTGACGAAGTATACAGAGAATATGTTTACGATGGAAAACAGCAGATTTCAATTCTTGATTTCCCTGAACTGAGTGAAAACTGTATCGTGATTGACTCTGAATCCAAGCGTTATTCTATGTGCGGGGTAAGAATTGGATGCATGGTAACCCGTTCTAAAAAAATACATGATGCCGCGATGCTTTTTGCACAGGCAAGATTAAGCCCGGTACTTCTGGGACAGATCGCAGCTACTGCAGCCCATCAGAATGACGGCGCTTACATCCGTTCCGTAAGGGAAGAATATACCCACAGAAGAAATATTCTGGTAGACCTTCTGAATGCTATTCCGGGAGTAATCTGCCCTAAGCCGAGAGGTGCTTTCTATTGTGTTGCTGAACTTCCGGTAGATGATACTGAAAAATTCGCGCAATGGCTTCTTGAAAAATACACCAACAAAGGTGAAACCATCATGGTAGCACCTGCAGGAGGATTCTACAGCGATCCTGAATTAGGTAAAAAGCAGGTAAGAATTGCTTATGTACTAAAAGAAGAAGATCTGAAGAGAAGTGCAGAAATCCTGAAAGATTCCTTAACTCAATACAGAAAGGAATTCAATCTATAA
- the murB gene encoding UDP-N-acetylmuramate dehydrogenase, which produces MQENFSLKPYNTFGVEAKAQYFTEITNLEELKEAITFSKKHNLKLLFLGGGSNILLTKDFDGLAVKISLKGISEEALNENEVLVTAKAGENWHEFVMYCLEKNYGGLENLSLIPGNVGTSPMQNIGAYGTEIKDVFVSCKVLDLENLEVKTFDLEECRFGYRDSIFKQEGKGKYVILEVTFKLTIKEHHLKTEYGAIRSELEREGVGNPTIQDISRAVIHIRQSKLPDPKETGNAGSFFKNPTIPLSQFEELKQKFENIQGYPNGDVVKVPAGWLIEQCGWKGKQIGNAASHKLQSLVIINATGNASGKEIFDFSGEIIHSVKEKFGIELEREVNII; this is translated from the coding sequence ATGCAAGAAAATTTTTCCTTAAAGCCTTACAATACTTTCGGCGTTGAAGCCAAAGCTCAATACTTTACAGAGATCACCAATCTTGAAGAACTGAAAGAAGCGATTACTTTTTCAAAAAAACACAATCTGAAACTTTTGTTTTTGGGTGGAGGAAGCAATATTCTGCTGACCAAAGACTTTGATGGTCTTGCCGTAAAAATTAGTTTAAAGGGAATTTCAGAAGAAGCCCTGAATGAAAATGAAGTTCTGGTAACGGCAAAAGCAGGAGAAAACTGGCATGAATTTGTGATGTACTGTCTGGAAAAAAATTACGGCGGACTGGAAAACCTTTCCCTGATTCCGGGAAACGTAGGAACCTCACCGATGCAGAATATCGGAGCTTACGGTACGGAAATAAAGGATGTATTTGTAAGCTGTAAAGTTTTGGATCTTGAAAACCTGGAAGTAAAAACCTTTGATCTTGAAGAGTGCAGATTCGGATATAGGGATTCTATTTTTAAGCAGGAAGGAAAAGGAAAATATGTTATCCTGGAGGTTACTTTTAAATTAACCATCAAAGAACATCATCTTAAGACGGAATACGGAGCTATCCGGTCTGAACTGGAACGTGAAGGAGTAGGAAACCCTACGATTCAGGACATATCCAGAGCGGTAATTCATATCAGACAAAGCAAACTTCCTGATCCGAAAGAAACAGGTAACGCAGGAAGCTTCTTTAAAAATCCAACAATTCCCCTTTCTCAGTTTGAAGAGCTGAAACAGAAATTCGAAAATATCCAAGGGTATCCGAACGGTGATGTGGTAAAAGTACCCGCCGGATGGCTGATTGAGCAATGCGGATGGAAAGGAAAACAGATAGGCAATGCCGCTTCTCACAAACTTCAGTCACTGGTGATTATCAACGCGACAGGAAATGCTTCGGGAAAAGAAATTTTTGATTTTTCCGGTGAGATCATCCATTCTGTGAAAGAAAAATTTGGTATAGAACTCGAACGGGAGGTGAATATTATATAA
- a CDS encoding TonB-dependent receptor produces the protein MGRFLPFAFFFVLSSPLIYAQSEKQQLNITVFNENNKELNGASVTVDGISATTDKNGTASVSVSDGKHHIRIIHSDYQEKELSVTITSGQNITVQLLPVNKLEEVVVFSKEGKGLTTKSIINRQAMEHLQPSSFSDLMELLPGGLAKTPTLNVTNRATLRENTSGYSGSEYKTSSLGIQFMIDDNIINSNADMQVSVDTQQFGKAGEYRETAYSGIDMRTISTNDIEKVEVIRGIPSAAYGDLTSGLIKIERKIGSSPLQARFKADGFSKQYYVGKGFKITDNWQLSASADFLDSKSDPTDEFENYQRITASIRSKKTSTLWSRPLEWRSNIDFSSNIDHKKYDPDNGYPSTDKFESNNQKISLTNNFIYQLDKNAFFNKLTLNTAIRQGFEKIEQRKLIQLSGPRSFSLATEQGENVGYFPDLRYITEFSTEGKPLDITAFFQANGTKKTVGITHQYEAGLDWRYSKNNGRGLVYDMKTPPSANSGIERPRPYNDIPASSLLSAFVGDQMSYSLDRHKFTLYAGLRFSKNMGIDPSFAISKKVFTEPRLNFQYSLPHLTINNYPLKTDITLGYGQFYKRPTMMMLYPNKEYWDYTQLNYYHNDSQYRYVNFMTYVQSRENKDLEAAKSVKKEIRLDLSYRNHDFFMAYFKEDMDNGFRKMKHTAVHTYKQYDATQVDLSQWANGPDLTNVPYEQKSIFGEYFVDENGSQIVKQGIEFGYTSPRIKAINTRFTLTGAWFKSQYRNSVPLTFKPNASIGLGPFPYYGIYKNDDGYNNSNINYNLLIDTYLPSLDLIVSASLQGSIYDHSRNDRRIAEPIAYYGMDGVVHPFTDADRTDIYKQWLVRNVSVTDNMDKLMTFTITGNIKVTKSIYKALRTSLFVNRLFNYSSPYVFNNVTVYRKGANTPYFGMELNYNF, from the coding sequence ATGGGAAGATTTTTACCTTTTGCTTTCTTTTTCGTATTAAGCTCACCGCTTATCTATGCTCAAAGTGAAAAACAGCAACTGAACATTACCGTTTTCAATGAAAATAATAAAGAACTTAACGGAGCCTCAGTTACAGTAGATGGTATTTCTGCTACCACAGACAAAAACGGAACGGCTTCTGTGTCAGTCTCAGATGGTAAACATCATATAAGGATCATTCATTCCGATTACCAGGAAAAGGAACTCAGCGTTACAATTACTTCAGGACAGAATATTACAGTACAGCTTTTACCTGTTAACAAACTGGAAGAAGTAGTGGTATTTTCCAAGGAAGGAAAAGGTCTTACCACAAAGTCTATCATTAACAGACAGGCTATGGAGCATCTTCAGCCATCGAGTTTCAGTGACCTGATGGAGCTTCTTCCCGGAGGGCTGGCAAAAACACCCACCCTAAATGTTACCAACAGGGCTACACTCCGCGAAAATACAAGCGGTTACTCAGGAAGTGAATACAAAACCTCATCTTTAGGCATTCAGTTTATGATTGATGACAACATCATCAATTCCAATGCAGACATGCAGGTTTCTGTGGATACCCAGCAGTTCGGCAAAGCCGGGGAATATCGTGAAACGGCTTATTCCGGGATAGATATGAGAACCATTTCTACCAATGACATCGAAAAAGTAGAGGTTATCCGGGGAATTCCTTCTGCGGCATATGGGGATCTTACTTCAGGATTAATCAAAATAGAACGTAAGATAGGCAGCTCTCCCCTTCAGGCCAGATTCAAGGCAGACGGATTCAGCAAGCAGTATTATGTAGGAAAAGGATTTAAGATCACGGACAACTGGCAATTAAGCGCCAGTGCAGATTTCCTGGATTCCAAGTCTGATCCAACGGACGAGTTTGAGAACTATCAGCGTATCACAGCTTCCATTCGTTCAAAAAAAACATCTACCCTTTGGTCAAGGCCTTTGGAATGGAGATCCAACATTGATTTTTCTTCCAATATTGATCATAAAAAATATGATCCGGATAACGGATATCCTTCAACGGATAAGTTTGAATCCAATAATCAGAAGATCAGCCTTACCAATAATTTTATCTATCAGCTGGATAAAAATGCTTTCTTCAATAAATTAACTCTGAACACGGCTATCCGCCAGGGGTTTGAAAAGATCGAGCAGAGAAAACTGATTCAGCTTTCCGGTCCGAGATCATTCTCATTAGCTACAGAACAGGGTGAAAACGTGGGATATTTTCCTGATTTGCGTTACATAACTGAATTTTCTACAGAAGGAAAACCGTTGGACATTACTGCTTTCTTCCAGGCAAACGGTACTAAAAAAACGGTGGGAATTACCCATCAGTACGAAGCCGGTCTGGACTGGAGATATTCAAAAAACAACGGAAGAGGACTTGTTTATGATATGAAAACTCCTCCGTCTGCAAATTCAGGAATAGAAAGACCCAGACCTTATAACGATATTCCGGCTTCAAGCCTGTTATCTGCTTTTGTAGGAGATCAGATGAGCTATTCCTTAGACCGTCATAAATTCACTTTATACGCAGGGTTGAGATTTTCAAAAAACATGGGCATCGATCCTTCTTTTGCCATCAGCAAAAAAGTTTTCACAGAACCCAGACTGAATTTCCAGTACAGCCTGCCTCACCTTACCATCAACAATTATCCTTTGAAAACGGATATTACATTGGGTTACGGACAGTTCTACAAACGTCCTACCATGATGATGCTCTATCCCAACAAAGAGTATTGGGACTATACACAGCTGAATTATTACCACAATGATTCGCAGTACCGCTATGTGAACTTCATGACATATGTACAGTCAAGAGAGAACAAAGACCTGGAAGCGGCAAAAAGTGTAAAAAAGGAAATCAGACTTGATCTGAGCTACAGAAACCATGATTTCTTTATGGCTTACTTTAAGGAAGATATGGACAATGGTTTCCGTAAAATGAAACACACTGCTGTACATACTTACAAACAATATGATGCGACGCAGGTGGATCTTTCCCAATGGGCCAACGGGCCGGATCTTACCAACGTACCTTATGAGCAGAAAAGCATCTTCGGGGAATATTTTGTGGATGAGAACGGAAGCCAGATTGTAAAGCAGGGAATTGAATTCGGATATACTTCACCAAGAATTAAGGCCATCAATACTAGGTTTACCCTTACCGGAGCCTGGTTTAAATCCCAATACAGAAATTCCGTTCCGCTTACTTTCAAACCTAATGCTTCCATTGGACTGGGCCCATTCCCTTATTATGGAATTTATAAAAATGATGACGGTTATAATAATTCCAATATCAACTATAATCTTTTAATAGATACTTACCTGCCAAGCCTGGATCTGATTGTTTCCGCTTCTTTACAGGGAAGTATTTATGATCACAGCAGAAATGACCGGAGAATTGCAGAACCTATCGCCTATTACGGAATGGACGGTGTAGTTCATCCTTTCACCGATGCAGACAGAACAGATATCTATAAACAATGGCTGGTAAGAAATGTCTCGGTTACCGATAACATGGACAAACTGATGACGTTTACCATCACAGGAAATATAAAGGTGACCAAAAGTATTTATAAAGCTTTAAGGACTTCATTATTTGTCAACAGGCTCTTCAACTACAGCTCGCCTTATGTTTTCAACAATGTAACGGTTTACAGAAAAGGAGCCAATACCCCGTATTTCGGGATGGAACTGAACTACAATTTTTAA
- a CDS encoding DUF4876 domain-containing protein, with translation MKKRVLLLSLAAMMATTFTVTSCSSDDFGTSTTQTGVLTLSFSGENISSYTSLDLEIKEVNTGAVKRENIKNLSSYSLPLPYGSYKITVNGAVISGNEEVSVGAMAQTDIALPATNLNIPLIIKKFHDDFIIEEVFFTGIKTADGKNYNSGRYFKLTNNTKEVLYADKLILGQSEFLTTEDKNPTPYNANLSFPVKAVMVLPGSGTEYPVQPGDFIVIADNAINHKAQTSTAYDLHNANFEYPSTNPALGQVDNPSVPNAKVIYSQMNFNMFFLHDRGFESYVIARFPFGETEDSFLQKNKYDYTYQNSAGGVTSKSAYSIPNSWIIDGVNNSVSAKFAHTLTSASIDGGWTSVGTIDKDPTRFGKSVRRKVTGQMSNGKNLYMDTNNSTNDFVKDSQPSLRDGIVH, from the coding sequence ATGAAAAAAAGAGTTTTACTACTAAGCTTAGCCGCTATGATGGCCACGACATTTACGGTAACATCGTGCTCAAGTGATGATTTCGGAACCTCCACTACTCAAACCGGGGTTTTAACATTATCTTTCTCGGGTGAAAATATTTCATCTTATACAAGTTTAGATCTTGAGATCAAAGAAGTAAATACAGGAGCCGTAAAAAGAGAAAATATTAAAAATCTTAGTTCCTACTCTCTTCCTTTACCATATGGTTCTTATAAAATTACGGTAAACGGTGCTGTGATCTCCGGCAACGAAGAAGTATCGGTGGGTGCTATGGCACAGACTGATATTGCCCTGCCTGCAACCAATCTTAATATTCCTCTGATCATCAAGAAATTCCACGATGACTTTATCATTGAAGAAGTTTTCTTTACAGGAATTAAAACGGCTGACGGGAAAAACTACAATTCAGGGCGTTATTTTAAATTAACCAATAATACCAAAGAGGTACTGTACGCTGACAAACTGATCCTCGGACAGTCTGAATTCCTTACTACAGAGGATAAAAACCCAACTCCATACAATGCGAACCTGTCATTCCCTGTAAAAGCGGTGATGGTACTTCCCGGTTCAGGTACTGAATATCCTGTACAGCCCGGAGATTTCATCGTTATTGCAGATAACGCCATCAATCACAAGGCACAGACGAGTACCGCGTATGACCTTCATAATGCCAACTTTGAGTATCCTTCTACTAACCCGGCATTAGGACAGGTAGATAACCCTTCTGTTCCGAATGCAAAAGTGATCTACTCACAGATGAATTTCAATATGTTCTTCTTACATGACCGTGGTTTTGAAAGTTATGTAATCGCCCGTTTCCCGTTCGGTGAGACTGAAGACAGCTTCTTACAGAAAAATAAATACGATTATACTTACCAAAACAGCGCTGGTGGAGTGACTTCAAAAAGTGCTTACTCTATTCCAAACTCATGGATTATTGACGGAGTAAACAACAGTGTTTCCGCAAAATTTGCCCACACCCTTACTTCTGCAAGCATCGATGGTGGATGGACTTCCGTAGGAACGATTGATAAAGATCCTACCCGTTTCGGAAAATCGGTAAGACGTAAGGTAACCGGGCAGATGTCTAACGGTAAAAACCTTTACATGGATACCAACAATTCCACGAATGACTTTGTGAAGGATTCTCAACCAAGTTTAAGAGACGGTATCGTTCACTAA
- a CDS encoding DUF6850 family outer membrane beta-barrel protein, with protein MLYTKTSFCLLLIGISFNMKAQDSLNLFKTLSNQYSQERAFRNNYYCNPASMSGYSSSSFSEFGVGYHDNKDKAYRQQLGNGSKGLTVEAQSFQKLKPNRFVWGSAKYQNLKTGSVKWNETLDYERIAPYITADSVGGKLNLERYQFAGGYLQNMNRWTVAGQVSYSAQMGYRSKDPRMKSTTSDLRVNAGVNYRVFREYEVGVFGEFNKYTQNNSIQFQSLLGRPYVYLMSGFGFSNYLFNGGTRPANTYEEFAYKGGIQISNKQGKDFYLQAAVGRSNNIKGYSENNSYFDLSDLKNETFELEGAKLFNVAEKHRLGVSAGYSASRKTGSEYGYSMNTAALSQLFKREAYRRENYTASVKGFYQYNQDTFTITAIPFFGYEEIKERRLYPNSGQKFVYSYFGINADYRQQISNSQVLTFQPYFNKRAVNKSINALSTAGNAAVDEWVLQDYLFQASDINTFGTVLRYDFKLEKLPAFFVSAQYQTQKIQKKNNNFAGASIGITF; from the coding sequence ATGTTATATACCAAAACATCTTTCTGCCTTTTATTGATCGGGATTTCTTTTAATATGAAGGCTCAGGACAGTCTCAACCTTTTTAAAACCCTCAGTAACCAGTACAGTCAGGAGAGAGCTTTTAGAAATAATTACTACTGTAACCCGGCATCAATGTCGGGTTACAGTTCCTCCTCATTCTCAGAATTCGGGGTCGGTTACCACGACAATAAGGATAAAGCTTACCGCCAGCAGCTTGGAAACGGCAGTAAAGGACTAACAGTAGAAGCCCAATCTTTTCAAAAGCTGAAACCTAACCGTTTTGTCTGGGGAAGTGCAAAGTATCAAAATTTAAAAACAGGTTCTGTAAAATGGAACGAAACTTTAGATTACGAACGCATCGCTCCTTACATTACCGCAGATTCCGTAGGAGGAAAATTAAATCTTGAACGCTATCAGTTTGCCGGTGGCTACCTGCAGAACATGAACAGATGGACTGTGGCCGGGCAGGTAAGTTACTCAGCACAGATGGGCTACCGCTCAAAAGATCCGCGAATGAAAAGCACGACTTCTGATCTCCGGGTGAATGCCGGAGTGAACTACAGAGTGTTCAGAGAATATGAAGTAGGCGTTTTCGGTGAATTCAACAAATACACTCAAAACAATTCCATCCAGTTTCAAAGCCTGCTGGGAAGGCCTTATGTATACCTGATGTCAGGATTTGGCTTTTCCAATTACCTTTTTAATGGCGGAACCCGTCCTGCCAATACGTACGAAGAATTTGCCTATAAAGGAGGAATCCAAATTTCTAATAAACAGGGGAAAGATTTTTATCTTCAGGCTGCTGTGGGAAGATCCAATAATATTAAAGGGTATAGTGAAAACAACAGCTATTTTGACCTTTCTGATCTGAAAAATGAAACCTTTGAACTGGAAGGAGCCAAACTTTTCAACGTTGCAGAAAAGCACAGACTGGGAGTATCAGCCGGATATTCGGCATCCCGGAAAACAGGATCTGAATATGGTTACTCTATGAATACGGCTGCACTGAGCCAACTCTTCAAAAGAGAAGCTTACCGCAGAGAAAATTATACAGCCTCTGTCAAAGGTTTTTATCAGTATAATCAGGATACTTTTACCATCACGGCAATTCCTTTCTTTGGATATGAGGAGATCAAGGAACGCAGACTTTATCCGAATTCCGGGCAGAAGTTTGTATATTCCTATTTCGGGATCAATGCGGATTACCGTCAACAGATCAGTAACAGCCAGGTACTTACTTTCCAACCTTATTTCAATAAAAGGGCTGTCAATAAATCCATCAATGCTCTGAGTACAGCAGGAAATGCTGCCGTTGACGAATGGGTACTTCAGGATTATCTGTTCCAGGCCAGTGACATCAATACTTTCGGAACGGTGCTGAGATATGATTTCAAACTGGAAAAGCTGCCTGCCTTCTTTGTAAGCGCACAGTATCAGACGCAGAAAATCCAGAAAAAAAATAATAATTTTGCAGGCGCAAGTATAGGGATAACGTTTTAA
- a CDS encoding cytochrome-c peroxidase, whose product MEVQDPTIEDIVKSYKKAISEWPKPTIDYGVKWKEFAPIQFDSAYFADQDKPGVILGKMLFFDPKLSQSNQISCSSCHDPEMGWSDRRRVALGNNHLLGNRNTMSLYNIAERQSFFWDGRAKTLEEQASGPLAAHHEMAMDVKTLPAKIQAVKGYTQLFKNAYGDDKVTYDRIVKAIADFQKTIKSQPSRFDKFLEGKHNALTDEEIYGMHVFRTKARCMNCHNGQYLTDESFHNIGLTYYKRRYEDLGLYNVTKKPEDIGKFKTPQLRDLLLTQPWMHNGLFGDLEGVVNIYDSGMHMMDPTPEKKQLDPNYPSADPLLKPLKLTPQEKKGLVAFLESLSGTKFKMRRPEFPVE is encoded by the coding sequence ATGGAAGTTCAGGACCCTACGATTGAGGATATTGTAAAAAGCTATAAAAAAGCGATTTCGGAATGGCCGAAACCCACCATCGATTACGGAGTGAAATGGAAAGAGTTTGCTCCTATTCAATTTGATTCCGCTTATTTTGCAGATCAGGATAAACCGGGCGTCATTTTAGGGAAAATGCTGTTCTTTGATCCTAAATTATCCCAATCCAATCAAATTTCATGCAGCTCCTGCCACGACCCGGAAATGGGCTGGTCAGACCGAAGACGTGTCGCTCTGGGAAATAATCACCTCCTGGGAAACAGAAATACCATGTCGCTTTATAATATTGCGGAAAGACAATCGTTTTTCTGGGACGGAAGAGCCAAAACCCTTGAAGAGCAGGCTTCCGGACCTCTTGCCGCTCATCATGAAATGGCCATGGATGTAAAAACCCTTCCTGCCAAGATTCAAGCTGTAAAAGGTTACACCCAGCTTTTCAAAAATGCTTATGGTGATGATAAAGTAACCTATGACAGAATTGTAAAAGCCATTGCAGATTTCCAGAAGACCATCAAAAGCCAGCCGAGCCGTTTCGATAAATTCCTGGAAGGCAAACACAATGCATTAACTGATGAAGAGATCTATGGGATGCATGTTTTCCGGACTAAAGCAAGATGTATGAACTGCCACAACGGTCAGTACCTTACCGACGAATCTTTCCACAATATCGGACTGACCTATTACAAAAGAAGATACGAAGATCTGGGTCTGTATAATGTGACTAAAAAGCCTGAGGACATTGGTAAATTTAAAACCCCTCAGCTGAGAGATCTTCTGCTTACCCAGCCGTGGATGCATAACGGTCTCTTCGGTGACCTGGAAGGTGTGGTGAACATCTATGACAGCGGAATGCACATGATGGACCCTACTCCTGAAAAGAAACAGCTGGACCCGAATTACCCTTCAGCAGACCCTTTACTAAAACCTTTAAAATTAACCCCTCAGGAAAAAAAGGGCCTCGTTGCTTTCCTTGAGTCCCTTTCCGGAACAAAATTTAAAATGAGAAGACCGGAATTCCCTGTGGAATAA